TGCCTCATGCTGTGCATGAAAATGAGCCTAAAAAGAGGGTAGTCCTGGATCACAGCAGTCAAGGGCCTGCTTGGGTTAAAAGCATAGTTAGTCTTGTGTGCCTTGGAATGTGTCAGGGGAGAATATAACCAGTGCTACTGACAGGGAAGTCCCGTGGAAAAATAAGGCATATATCCTTCACAGTGACACAGACTAACCAGTGTGATGAACTACTGGAAGGGGCAGTAGCAGCCTAAGTGCTTGAAGGCTGTCCCATATTCCCATGTGCATCCTAGGAGATGGATTTCAACCATGTGCCACCTGGCCAGGAGTCTCAGGAGCACTTTTGCTAGGAATCTGTGGGTTTGGAACAAACCAGGCACACAGCATGGGAGTCTATGAACCCTCACGTCTTCTTTCAGCCATCAGCAGTTGTttgggagggatgggagcagaaGGTTGCCCAAGGGTGTGTATGGGGAATCCCAGCAACTCCCTGATGGCCCTGCCTGTTCCTCTGCAGGATGGTTCCCCCACCACCTGTCAGCAAGCCCCATGTGTGCATCTCCACTGTGCTCATCATGACCAGCCTTGTCCTCATGGATGCCTACCTggtggagcagagccagggatcCAGGAAGCTGGGCATCTCCATCATGGTGGCAGTGGGTGACATGTGCTTCCTGCTGGTGCTGCGCTACATGGCCATGTGGGTCGGAGCAGAGGTAAAGACAGCTAAGCGGGGCTATGCCATGATCCTCTGGTTCCTCTACGTCTTTGTTCTGGAGATCAAAGTCTACTTTGTATACCAGAACTATAAAGCTGACCGAAAAAGCCTGGATCTCATAGCCCGCAAAGCGCTGACCTTGCTGCTGTCCATCTGCATCCCAGCCCTCTACGTGTTGTTGGTGGCCACAGAGCACATGGAGTATGTCAGGACAttcaagaagaaagaagatCTCCGCAACCGCCTCTTCTGGGTCATTGTGGACATGCTGGATGTGCTGGACATCCAGGCCAACCTGTGGGAGCCCCAGAAGAAGGGGCTGCCACTTTGGGCTGAGGGCATCATGTTCTTCTACTGCTATATCTTGCTCCTGGTCCTCCCTTGCGTGTCCCTCTGTGAGATCAGCATGCAAGGGATCAGCATCATGCCGCACCGCATGATGCTGTACCCCATGCTGAGCATGTTAACTGTCAACATCACCACCATCTTCATTCGAGGCAGCAACATGGTCTTCTTCCGGGATGCCCGGGTCTCCAGCATCTTCATGGGCAAGAACATGCTGGCCATTGGGCTGAAGGTCTGTATGTTTGTGCAGTACCAGCGGCACCAGAACCACGCACCCCTGGGGCTGGAcctggccctgcagcacagcacccaggcCCAGCCCTCCTCAGGACTGCACAAGTCCCGGAACCAGCCTGCCTGTCTTGAGAAGCTAGCCCAGGACAACACATGATAAGTCAGCAGGAGCCAGACTGGGCACCACCATGCCTGGCTGAACCTGCAAACATGAGGT
The Apus apus isolate bApuApu2 chromosome 3, bApuApu2.pri.cur, whole genome shotgun sequence genome window above contains:
- the LOC127382658 gene encoding transmembrane protein 121-like; its protein translation is MVPPPPVSKPHVCISTVLIMTSLVLMDAYLVEQSQGSRKLGISIMVAVGDMCFLLVLRYMAMWVGAEVKTAKRGYAMILWFLYVFVLEIKVYFVYQNYKADRKSLDLIARKALTLLLSICIPALYVLLVATEHMEYVRTFKKKEDLRNRLFWVIVDMLDVLDIQANLWEPQKKGLPLWAEGIMFFYCYILLLVLPCVSLCEISMQGISIMPHRMMLYPMLSMLTVNITTIFIRGSNMVFFRDARVSSIFMGKNMLAIGLKVCMFVQYQRHQNHAPLGLDLALQHSTQAQPSSGLHKSRNQPACLEKLAQDNT